Proteins encoded by one window of uncultured Draconibacterium sp.:
- a CDS encoding PrsW family glutamic-type intramembrane protease, translating into MNLLVLALAPVVIIAAYIYFRDKYEKEPLRLLLFALLAGGLTVIPILFLESFLDRFSMRFPWLLSAAWRAFVVAAFSEELFKYLALYILIWKSREFNEKFDGIVYAVYVSLGFAAVENVLYVMDGGLSTGVMRAITAVPAHAIFGITMGFYFGLAKFYEKEQKSLKQKALLFPIILHGIYDFILFTEIGWLTIFFVGFVVYLYISGLKRMRELSQQSIYNTDYNLLNEKLSKTE; encoded by the coding sequence ATGAACCTCTTGGTACTTGCACTTGCCCCGGTTGTAATCATTGCCGCCTATATTTATTTTCGCGATAAGTACGAAAAAGAACCGCTACGCTTGTTGCTTTTCGCACTTTTGGCAGGCGGTTTAACGGTTATCCCGATATTGTTCCTCGAGAGTTTTTTAGACCGCTTCTCGATGCGTTTCCCCTGGTTGCTGTCAGCAGCCTGGAGAGCTTTTGTTGTGGCAGCATTCTCCGAGGAGTTGTTTAAATACCTGGCATTATATATTCTGATCTGGAAAAGCAGGGAGTTCAACGAAAAATTCGACGGTATTGTTTATGCTGTTTATGTTTCGCTGGGATTTGCTGCCGTTGAAAATGTACTTTACGTTATGGACGGAGGCCTCAGTACGGGTGTAATGCGTGCTATAACAGCGGTGCCGGCTCATGCTATTTTCGGAATTACAATGGGTTTTTATTTTGGACTGGCAAAATTTTACGAAAAAGAACAAAAAAGCCTGAAGCAGAAGGCACTGCTCTTTCCTATAATTTTACACGGTATTTACGATTTTATCCTCTTTACCGAAATTGGGTGGCTCACCATCTTTTTCGTTGGCTTTGTGGTATATCTCTATATCTCGGGGTTAAAACGAATGCGCGAGCTTTCTCAACAATCCATTTATAATACCGATTACAATTTGTTAAACGAGAAACTAAGTAAAACCGAATAG